A genomic stretch from Helianthus annuus cultivar XRQ/B chromosome 1, HanXRQr2.0-SUNRISE, whole genome shotgun sequence includes:
- the LOC110934725 gene encoding monothiol glutaredoxin-S2-like, producing MAMVTSLVNERPVVIFSKSSCCMCHTIKTLISNFGANPTVYELDEHPDGKQLEKELRGLGCKPSVPAVFIGEKLIGGANEIMSLHLKGQLVQLLLKANAIWV from the coding sequence ATGGCTATGGTTACATCATTGGTGAACGAAAGGCCTGTGGTTATATTTAGCAAAAGCTCTTGCTGTATGTGCCACACCATTAAGACACTGATCAGCAATTTTGGTGCAAATCCTACCGTTTATGAGTTAGATGAACATCCAGATGGGAAACAGTTAGAGAAGGAATTAAGAGGACTAGGGTGCAAGCCAAGTGTACCAGCTGTATTCATAGGAGAGAAGCTGATTGGTGGTGCTAATGAAATAATGAGCCTTCATCTTAAGGGTCAACTGGTACAGTTGCTCCTCAAGGCTAATGCTATATGGGTTTAG